The segment GGGGATCTCTCTCATCGGAGTCACGAGACGATAACCCTTTCCGTGCACGTTCTTGATCTCTAGCGAGGGATCGGCCTTGAGGATCTTACGAAGCTTGGTCACATAGACATCCATGCTGCGTGCGTTGAAGTAGTTGGCATCAGCCCAGATAGTCTTAAGAGCATAGTCTCTCTCGAGGGTCTCATTAGCAAAGACGCAAAAGAGAGAGAGCAACTCGTTCTCCTTTGTGGTTAAGGTGAGTACCTTACCATCCTCAGTCGTGAGGGTCTGCTTCTTCGTATCGAATAGTAGCTTGCCTAGCTGGTAGAACTGCTGCTCCTCATGCTCCTCACCGATGATGCGTCGCATGATTGCTGCGATACGAGCCTCCAGCTCTTGCATGCTAAAGGGCTTTGTGATGTAGTCGTCTGCTCCGAGCTTGAAGCCACGTAGTACATCTTTCTTTTGATCCTTTGCCGTGACAAATATGATAGGAATATTGGGGTTAGCATCACGTATCTGCTTAGCTAGCTCGAATCCATCCATCTTAGGCATCATAACGTCGATAAGGCAGAGTGAATACTCTTTCTTACCAAAGGCTTCTAGCCCCGTCTCGCCATCTGTAAAGAGGTCTACCTCATAGTCCTTTGCTATAAGGTACTCCTGAAGCATCAAGCCTAAGCTCTCAT is part of the Porphyromonas asaccharolytica DSM 20707 genome and harbors:
- a CDS encoding response regulator transcription factor, translated to MNNKEIRVFLCEDDESLGLMLQEYLIAKDYEVDLFTDGETGLEAFGKKEYSLCLIDVMMPKMDGFELAKQIRDANPNIPIIFVTAKDQKKDVLRGFKLGADDYITKPFSMQELEARIAAIMRRIIGEEHEEQQFYQLGKLLFDTKKQTLTTEDGKVLTLTTKENELLSLFCVFANETLERDYALKTIWADANYFNARSMDVYVTKLRKILKADPSLEIKNVHGKGYRLVTPMREIPKEQIKRV